The following proteins are encoded in a genomic region of Burkholderia gladioli:
- a CDS encoding phage holin family protein has translation MARFSASRLSDYANLAAVELEIARQRLLRDLMLYSLLGLSAMFGLAFVCVAVIVSAASTPYLIETTWAVAGFWVLVGLGAFVAVRRRDAAGTFQALQDTWQRDIEAIRESLR, from the coding sequence GTGGCGCGATTCTCCGCGTCGCGCCTGAGCGACTACGCGAACCTCGCGGCCGTCGAACTGGAGATCGCCCGGCAGCGGCTCCTGCGCGACCTGATGCTTTATTCGCTGCTGGGGCTCAGCGCGATGTTCGGGCTGGCCTTCGTCTGCGTGGCCGTGATCGTGAGCGCGGCGAGCACGCCCTATCTGATCGAAACCACCTGGGCGGTGGCCGGCTTCTGGGTGCTGGTGGGCCTGGGCGCGTTCGTGGCGGTGCGCCGGCGCGATGCGGCCGGCACCTTCCAGGCGCTCCAGGACACCTGGCAGCGCGACATCGAGGCGATTCGGGAGAGCCTGCGATGA
- a CDS encoding YrzE family protein, whose product MSRYLSPGDPVVAVSATRISWGAVFAGVLLASMTYLFLGVLGTALGAGSFDPLGQRDPFAGFGTGAGIWLGVSTLISLAVGAFFAGRSAIRRGALHGVLSGSVSILVTVYLLAGLAGSAIGAASGLAKAGLSLAGQGVAAAAPGLASGVAGALHKNGDSFDFANWQGRLDTLLRQTGKPELDPSNLKQGAREAMNDGKAAASDAAANPQQAPDELSAWFASLRQRANPALNAADKTALVNLIMARTGKSRAQAEQIADNYVQAYDQAVAKYQALKQQAEQRAREAGEVAARKVSQAAWAGAALLLLGMIVSGLAGFAGCRSNPDREAARV is encoded by the coding sequence ATGAGCCGATATCTCTCGCCGGGCGACCCCGTGGTCGCCGTCTCCGCGACGCGAATTTCCTGGGGCGCCGTGTTCGCCGGGGTGCTGCTGGCCTCGATGACCTATCTGTTTCTGGGGGTGCTGGGCACGGCGCTGGGCGCCGGCAGCTTCGACCCGCTCGGCCAGCGCGATCCGTTCGCCGGCTTCGGTACCGGCGCCGGCATCTGGCTGGGTGTGTCCACCCTGATCTCGCTGGCGGTGGGCGCGTTCTTCGCCGGCCGCTCGGCGATCCGGCGCGGCGCCCTGCACGGGGTGCTCAGCGGATCGGTCTCGATCCTGGTCACGGTCTACCTGCTCGCGGGCCTGGCCGGCAGCGCGATCGGCGCGGCCTCGGGCCTGGCGAAGGCAGGCCTGTCGCTGGCCGGGCAGGGCGTGGCGGCTGCCGCGCCGGGGCTGGCCTCGGGGGTGGCCGGTGCCTTGCACAAGAACGGCGATTCGTTCGATTTCGCGAACTGGCAGGGCCGCCTGGATACCCTGCTGCGCCAGACCGGCAAGCCGGAGCTCGACCCGTCGAACCTGAAGCAGGGCGCCCGCGAGGCGATGAACGACGGCAAGGCGGCGGCCAGCGATGCCGCGGCCAATCCGCAGCAGGCCCCCGACGAATTGAGCGCCTGGTTCGCCAGCCTGCGGCAGCGTGCCAATCCGGCCTTGAATGCCGCCGACAAGACCGCGCTCGTCAACCTGATCATGGCGCGCACCGGGAAGAGCCGGGCGCAAGCCGAGCAGATCGCCGACAATTACGTGCAGGCCTATGACCAGGCGGTCGCGAAATACCAGGCCTTGAAGCAGCAGGCCGAGCAGCGGGCCCGCGAGGCCGGCGAGGTCGCGGCCAGGAAGGTCAGCCAGGCGGCCTGGGCCGGGGCGGCGCTGCTGCTGCTGGGTATGATCGTCTCGGGGCTGGCCGGTTTCGCCGGATGCCGCAGCAATCCGGATCGGGAAGCGGCCCGCGTCTGA
- a CDS encoding CsbD family protein codes for MFEKTEGRAQNLAGKVQEAVGDVIGDRGTQFEGRARQVAGRMQESYGGALDQLRDVTASQPLAALATVAALSFVIGALWSRR; via the coding sequence ATGTTCGAAAAGACCGAAGGCCGTGCCCAAAACCTCGCCGGCAAGGTCCAGGAAGCGGTCGGCGACGTGATCGGCGATCGCGGCACGCAATTCGAGGGACGCGCGCGCCAGGTCGCGGGCCGGATGCAGGAGTCCTATGGCGGCGCGCTCGACCAGTTGCGCGACGTGACTGCCAGCCAGCCGCTCGCCGCGCTGGCGACGGTGGCCGCCCTGAGCTTCGTGATCGGCGCACTCTGGTCGCGCCGCTGA
- a CDS encoding helix-turn-helix transcriptional regulator, which yields MNEAVNEEQALKSHTDRRQLHQIIAGLTEGVILVEPDQRIVWANDAALEMHGVHTLDELGANVTEYRERFRLRYRNNHPVQAGHYPMDRVISGEEFSDVTVEVFRADDEEQSWVHRIRSLVLTNSAGEPDCLALVLHDATELASAEQRFERTFNANPAPAVICRLSDIRYVKVNQGFLDMTGYQRDDVLDRTVYEVDVLENAERRELAIERLGEGATIPQMEAVLKLPQGGTKAVVVAGQPIDIGEEPCMLFTFMDLEPRKQAEHALRQSEERFAKAFRVAPVATAIVTAERFEMLDVNDAFIALTGYPLDEIRGKSVSSIGLWVDVDAFGHAAALLTRDSRLLNVDIQIRSHDGEVRDCLISADSVSIHDQDCILFALLDISDRKRSETEMVLAIETAMQDASWFSRMLIEKLANVRRTNSPDAGAQLSDLTGREREVFDLLCRGLADKEIAIKLNLSPNTVRNHVATIYGKLDVHSRTEAIVWARERGFFGDGEAPPARGARAKPGA from the coding sequence ATGAACGAAGCCGTTAACGAAGAGCAGGCGCTCAAATCGCATACCGACCGGCGCCAGTTGCACCAGATCATCGCCGGGCTCACCGAGGGCGTGATCCTGGTCGAGCCGGACCAGCGCATCGTCTGGGCCAACGACGCCGCGCTGGAGATGCACGGGGTACACACGCTCGACGAACTCGGCGCGAACGTCACCGAATACCGCGAGCGCTTCCGGCTGCGCTACCGGAACAATCATCCGGTGCAAGCAGGCCATTACCCGATGGACCGCGTGATCTCCGGCGAGGAATTCAGCGACGTGACCGTGGAAGTGTTCCGCGCCGACGACGAGGAGCAGAGCTGGGTGCACCGGATCCGCAGCCTGGTGCTGACCAACTCGGCGGGCGAGCCCGATTGCCTCGCGCTGGTGCTGCACGACGCCACCGAGCTGGCCAGCGCGGAGCAGCGCTTCGAGCGGACCTTCAACGCGAATCCGGCGCCCGCCGTGATCTGCCGGCTCAGCGACATCCGCTACGTCAAGGTCAACCAGGGTTTTCTCGACATGACGGGCTACCAGCGCGACGACGTGCTCGATCGCACCGTCTACGAGGTCGACGTGCTGGAGAACGCCGAGCGCCGCGAACTGGCGATCGAGCGCCTCGGCGAGGGTGCGACCATCCCGCAGATGGAAGCCGTGCTCAAGCTGCCGCAAGGCGGCACCAAGGCGGTGGTGGTGGCCGGGCAGCCGATCGACATCGGCGAGGAGCCCTGCATGCTGTTCACCTTCATGGACCTCGAACCACGCAAGCAGGCCGAGCACGCCTTGCGGCAGAGCGAGGAGCGCTTCGCCAAGGCGTTCCGCGTCGCGCCCGTGGCCACCGCGATCGTCACCGCCGAGCGCTTCGAGATGCTCGACGTGAACGACGCCTTCATCGCGCTGACCGGTTATCCGCTCGACGAGATCCGCGGCAAGTCGGTCTCGAGCATCGGCCTGTGGGTGGACGTGGACGCCTTCGGGCATGCCGCCGCCCTGCTCACGCGCGACAGCCGGCTGCTGAACGTCGACATCCAGATCCGCAGCCATGACGGCGAGGTGCGCGACTGCCTGATCTCCGCCGATTCGGTCAGCATCCACGATCAGGACTGCATCCTGTTCGCCCTGCTCGACATCAGCGATCGCAAGCGCAGCGAGACGGAAATGGTGCTGGCCATCGAGACGGCGATGCAGGACGCGTCCTGGTTCAGCCGCATGCTGATCGAGAAGCTCGCCAACGTGCGCCGCACCAACTCGCCCGATGCCGGCGCCCAGTTGTCGGACCTGACGGGGCGCGAGCGCGAGGTGTTCGACCTGCTGTGCCGCGGCCTGGCCGACAAGGAGATCGCAATCAAGCTGAATTTGTCGCCCAATACGGTGCGCAACCACGTGGCGACGATCTACGGCAAGCTGGACGTGCACAGCCGAACGGAAGCCATCGTCTGGGCGCGCGAGCGGGGCTTCTTCGGGGACGGCGAGGCGCCGCCGGCGCGCGGTGCACGGGCCAAGCCCGGCGCCTGA
- a CDS encoding lipocalin family protein: protein MKAGILGTYGSWALFIAAVAVLAGCAALAGGPKGNAKVPEPAKEVELERYLGRWFELARYENRFERGCEGVTADYSLRADGLIEVRNACRQGAPDGPARESLGRAKRVPDSRGAKLKVSFWGPFYVGNYWVLDHADDYTWSIVGEPSGRFLWILTREARPSAQLRRMLFERAAALGYDTSRLRPTAQ, encoded by the coding sequence ATGAAAGCTGGAATTCTCGGTACTTATGGAAGCTGGGCTCTTTTCATCGCGGCCGTCGCGGTGCTGGCCGGATGCGCCGCGCTCGCCGGCGGCCCCAAGGGCAACGCGAAGGTGCCCGAGCCAGCCAAGGAAGTCGAACTCGAGCGCTACCTGGGGCGCTGGTTCGAGCTGGCGCGCTACGAGAACCGTTTCGAGCGCGGCTGCGAAGGCGTCACCGCCGACTATTCGCTGCGGGCCGACGGCCTGATCGAGGTGCGCAACGCCTGCCGGCAAGGCGCGCCCGACGGGCCGGCGCGCGAATCGCTGGGCCGTGCCAAGCGGGTTCCCGACAGCCGGGGCGCGAAGCTGAAAGTGTCGTTCTGGGGACCGTTCTACGTCGGCAACTACTGGGTGCTCGATCACGCCGACGACTACACCTGGTCGATCGTCGGCGAACCTTCGGGCCGCTTCCTCTGGATCCTGACGCGCGAGGCGCGTCCTTCGGCCCAGCTCCGGCGCATGCTGTTCGAGCGCGCCGCCGCCCTGGGCTACGACACCTCGCGGCTGCGGCCGACCGCCCAGTAG
- a CDS encoding LysR family transcriptional regulator has product MAFYTLRQLKYFVTTVEAGSVAEASRQLFIAQPSISNAIKGLEESFGVKLFIRHHAQGVSLTPSGTRFYRKAQELLRMAHEFEQNALADNDVVTGQIDIGCFETVAPLYLPQLIAGFRELYPGVNIRIRDGEQQELVQGLTAGTFDVAFLYDHELDGTIETEPLMPAQKPYVLLPENHRFAGQSQVSLRDLSVEPMILLDVQPSRTYFVSLFHALGLTPNIVFGSPSIEMVRGMVGQGFGFSLLVTRPHSECTYDGKKVVTIDISEPVARSGLVSARLKRGQLTKPAQLFVDFCRERLTELSSVSRG; this is encoded by the coding sequence GTGGCCTTCTATACACTGAGACAACTGAAGTATTTCGTGACGACGGTCGAGGCCGGCAGCGTGGCCGAGGCCTCGCGCCAGCTCTTCATCGCCCAGCCCTCGATCTCGAACGCGATCAAGGGCCTGGAGGAGAGCTTCGGCGTGAAGCTCTTCATCCGCCACCATGCGCAGGGCGTGTCGCTCACGCCGAGCGGCACGCGCTTCTATCGCAAGGCCCAGGAACTGCTGCGCATGGCGCACGAGTTCGAGCAGAACGCGCTGGCCGACAACGACGTGGTGACGGGGCAGATCGACATCGGCTGCTTCGAGACCGTGGCGCCCCTGTACCTGCCGCAACTGATCGCGGGCTTTCGCGAGCTGTACCCCGGCGTCAACATCCGGATCCGCGACGGCGAGCAGCAGGAGCTGGTGCAAGGGCTCACCGCCGGCACCTTCGATGTCGCCTTCCTCTACGACCACGAACTCGACGGCACCATCGAGACCGAGCCGCTGATGCCGGCGCAGAAGCCCTATGTGCTGCTGCCCGAGAATCATCGCTTCGCCGGGCAGTCGCAGGTGTCGCTGCGCGACCTCAGCGTCGAGCCGATGATCCTGCTCGACGTGCAGCCGAGCCGTACCTACTTCGTGAGCCTGTTCCATGCGCTCGGCCTCACGCCCAACATCGTGTTCGGCTCGCCCTCGATCGAGATGGTGCGCGGCATGGTCGGCCAGGGCTTCGGCTTCTCGCTGCTGGTCACGCGCCCGCATTCGGAATGCACCTACGACGGCAAGAAGGTGGTGACGATCGACATCAGCGAACCGGTGGCGCGCTCGGGGCTGGTGAGCGCGCGTCTCAAGCGCGGACAGTTGACCAAGCCGGCGCAGTTGTTCGTGGATTTCTGCCGGGAAAGGTTGACGGAGTTGAGTTCGGTGTCGCGGGGGTGA
- a CDS encoding aldehyde dehydrogenase family protein: MADRFRAASKRSLFWPVLPGHSCMAAKRFIVDAKVAPAFLAKFTEAFERVVIGDPMDERTTLGPLSSIAARDNLAGQVERAVAHGARVHLGGRAVSGPGAFYEPTILTGVRRDNPAYFEEFFGPVAQIYVVNGDEEAVALANDSRYGLASSIFSTDIDRAKRVGARIETGAVWINTMTSSAPELPFGGVKRSGYGRELSELGIREFINHKLVLVGKAA, encoded by the coding sequence ATGGCTGATCGATTTCGTGCAGCCTCGAAGCGATCGCTTTTCTGGCCCGTGCTGCCTGGTCATTCCTGCATGGCCGCCAAACGCTTCATCGTGGATGCAAAGGTCGCGCCGGCGTTTCTGGCGAAATTCACCGAGGCGTTCGAGCGGGTCGTGATAGGCGACCCCATGGATGAAAGGACGACGCTCGGGCCGCTTTCGTCGATCGCGGCTCGCGACAATCTCGCCGGCCAGGTCGAACGTGCCGTCGCACACGGCGCTCGCGTCCACCTGGGTGGTCGCGCCGTGTCGGGGCCGGGCGCCTTCTATGAGCCGACGATCCTGACCGGGGTGCGCCGCGACAACCCGGCCTATTTCGAAGAATTTTTTGGACCGGTCGCCCAGATCTACGTTGTGAATGGCGACGAGGAAGCGGTCGCGCTGGCCAACGACTCACGATACGGCCTCGCGAGCTCGATCTTCTCGACCGACATCGATCGCGCGAAACGGGTGGGAGCGCGGATCGAAACCGGCGCGGTGTGGATCAACACGATGACGAGCTCCGCGCCCGAGCTGCCCTTTGGCGGCGTGAAGCGCTCCGGCTATGGTCGAGAACTGTCCGAACTCGGAATCAGGGAGTTCATCAACCACAAGTTGGTCCTTGTCGGCAAGGCGGCCTGA
- a CDS encoding MBL fold metallo-hydrolase, with product MTTTNITLIGGPTVVIEIGGFRLLTDPTFDPPGIYNPYKDKPIEFHKTTGPALSPEQIGRVDAILLSHDHHFDNLDNAGRAMLPSVEVAYTTQSGEQRLQGNAVGLAPHETTKLHGPDGQSLYITGTPARHGPVGIEPLSGDVIGFLIGENEPGDAIYVTGDTVWYEGTADIAKRYSPKLVILFTGAAEPRGRFQMTMDSNDALAAAHAFPNASILAVHNEGWRHNTENADELAAVFQALGVGTRLTALERGKPTRFEW from the coding sequence ATGACAACCACAAACATCACCTTGATCGGCGGCCCGACCGTGGTGATCGAAATCGGCGGATTTCGCCTGCTGACCGATCCGACATTCGATCCCCCGGGGATCTACAACCCCTACAAGGACAAGCCGATCGAATTTCACAAAACCACCGGCCCCGCACTGTCGCCCGAGCAAATCGGTCGAGTCGACGCGATCCTGCTCAGCCACGATCACCACTTCGACAATCTGGACAACGCCGGGCGCGCCATGCTCCCGTCCGTCGAGGTCGCTTACACGACCCAGTCCGGCGAGCAGCGCCTGCAAGGCAACGCTGTCGGCCTCGCCCCGCACGAAACGACCAAGCTGCACGGTCCGGACGGTCAGAGCCTTTACATCACTGGCACCCCGGCCCGCCATGGGCCAGTCGGCATCGAGCCGCTTTCCGGCGATGTCATTGGCTTCCTGATCGGCGAGAACGAACCCGGCGACGCCATCTACGTGACCGGAGACACGGTCTGGTATGAGGGCACGGCCGATATCGCCAAGCGATATTCCCCGAAGCTGGTCATCCTGTTTACCGGCGCCGCCGAACCTCGCGGCCGATTTCAAATGACCATGGACAGCAACGACGCGCTCGCGGCCGCGCATGCGTTTCCGAATGCGTCGATTCTCGCGGTCCACAACGAAGGCTGGCGGCACAACACGGAAAACGCCGACGAACTCGCGGCGGTGTTCCAGGCGCTCGGTGTCGGCACCCGTCTCACCGCGCTCGAGCGCGGCAAGCCCACCCGATTCGAGTGGTGA
- a CDS encoding SDR family oxidoreductase: MNEGIENKVVLIIGGAGGIGAASARLLASRGARMAIADLHEARLAAVVESIAEAGGDVKGYRVDATDRDQVKTMVDSVVADFGRLDVLVGCAGVMYIRPMAELNTAEWETTIDLNIKSVLWGIAAALPVFQAQQSGHFINMGSVAGVKVFSPGGAVHSGSKFAVRAISEGLRSEVGEAIRVTTISPGAVDSGMQNKTTGSESSRIIELYRKAIPVGAVANAIAYVIEQPANVDVNEIVIRPTSQVQ, translated from the coding sequence TTGAACGAAGGCATCGAAAACAAAGTCGTCTTGATCATCGGCGGCGCAGGCGGCATCGGCGCGGCGTCGGCACGGCTACTCGCATCCCGGGGCGCCCGCATGGCGATCGCCGACCTGCACGAGGCGCGGCTCGCCGCGGTCGTCGAATCGATCGCCGAGGCCGGCGGGGATGTCAAGGGATATCGCGTCGACGCCACCGACAGGGACCAGGTCAAGACGATGGTCGACTCGGTGGTCGCCGACTTCGGCAGGCTGGACGTGCTGGTGGGCTGCGCCGGCGTCATGTACATCAGGCCGATGGCGGAGTTGAACACCGCCGAGTGGGAGACCACCATCGACCTCAACATCAAGTCGGTACTCTGGGGCATCGCCGCGGCGCTGCCGGTCTTTCAAGCGCAGCAGTCCGGCCATTTCATCAACATGGGATCGGTGGCCGGCGTCAAGGTGTTCTCGCCGGGCGGCGCGGTCCATTCCGGCTCGAAATTCGCGGTCCGAGCCATTTCGGAGGGGCTGAGATCGGAAGTCGGCGAGGCGATTCGCGTGACCACCATCTCGCCGGGCGCGGTGGACAGCGGCATGCAGAACAAAACCACCGGCAGCGAGTCCAGCCGCATCATCGAGCTGTACAGGAAAGCCATTCCCGTCGGCGCGGTGGCGAACGCGATTGCTTACGTGATCGAACAACCGGCCAATGTCGACGTCAACGAGATCGTCATTCGCCCTACTTCGCAGGTGCAATAG
- the argE gene encoding acetylornithine deacetylase, whose translation MSEIASMPAAAGRLGSRELLGKLIGFATVSRDSNLALIEFVRDYLTSFGVESELFYNDERSKANLFATIGPRDRGGVVLSGHTDVVPVDGQAWSVEPFRMSEHDGKLYGRGTADMKGFLASVLAAVPAFVERAHEISMPVHLAFSYDEEVGCLGVRPMLAELERREPRPRLCLIGEPTELKPVLGHKGKLAMRCHVKGAACHSAYAPYGVNAIEYAARLIGQLGEIGRRLAEPEHHDARFDPPFSTVQTGVIKGGRALNIVPAECEFDFEVRALPDYDAQEVADDLRAYADAELLPRMQAVQPDTDIRFQPLSAYPGLATPPASEAAQLLALLSGSTEFGTVAFGTEGGLFERAGIPTVVCGPGSMDQGHKPDEFVSLEQLQRCDAMLARLVEHLTTV comes from the coding sequence ATGAGTGAGATCGCCTCCATGCCCGCGGCGGCGGGCCGCCTCGGCAGCCGCGAGCTGCTCGGGAAGCTGATCGGCTTCGCCACGGTCAGCCGCGATTCGAACCTGGCGCTGATCGAGTTTGTCCGCGACTACCTGACGAGTTTCGGCGTCGAGAGCGAGCTGTTCTACAACGACGAGCGCAGCAAGGCGAACCTGTTCGCCACCATCGGCCCGCGCGATCGCGGCGGCGTGGTGCTGTCGGGCCATACCGACGTGGTGCCGGTGGACGGCCAGGCCTGGAGCGTCGAGCCGTTCCGCATGAGCGAGCACGACGGCAAGCTGTATGGGCGCGGCACGGCCGACATGAAGGGCTTCCTCGCCTCGGTGCTGGCGGCCGTGCCTGCCTTCGTCGAGCGCGCGCACGAAATCTCGATGCCCGTGCATCTGGCCTTCTCGTACGACGAGGAGGTCGGTTGCCTCGGCGTTCGGCCGATGCTGGCCGAGCTCGAGCGGCGCGAGCCGCGCCCGCGCCTGTGCCTGATCGGCGAGCCGACCGAGCTGAAGCCGGTGCTGGGCCACAAGGGCAAGCTGGCGATGCGCTGCCACGTGAAGGGCGCCGCCTGCCATTCCGCCTATGCGCCGTATGGCGTCAACGCGATCGAATACGCGGCCCGGCTGATCGGCCAGCTCGGCGAGATCGGTCGTCGCCTGGCCGAGCCCGAGCATCACGACGCGCGTTTCGATCCGCCGTTCTCGACCGTGCAGACGGGCGTGATCAAGGGCGGCCGCGCGCTGAACATCGTGCCGGCCGAATGCGAGTTCGACTTCGAGGTGCGTGCGCTGCCCGACTACGACGCGCAGGAAGTGGCCGACGATCTGCGTGCCTATGCCGACGCCGAGCTGCTGCCGAGGATGCAGGCGGTGCAGCCCGATACGGATATCCGCTTCCAGCCGCTGAGCGCGTATCCGGGGCTGGCGACCCCGCCGGCCAGCGAGGCCGCGCAACTGCTGGCGCTGCTGTCGGGCTCGACCGAGTTCGGCACGGTGGCGTTCGGCACCGAGGGCGGCCTGTTCGAGCGCGCCGGGATCCCGACCGTGGTTTGCGGCCCCGGCAGCATGGACCAGGGGCACAAACCCGACGAGTTCGTCAGCCTCGAGCAGCTGCAGCGCTGCGACGCGATGCTGGCCCGTTTGGTCGAGCACCTGACGACGGTCTGA
- a CDS encoding DUF1028 domain-containing protein, which translates to MTFSIVGRCQETGQLGIAISSSSIAVGARCPWVRAGVGAVATQNVTLPALGPQILDLLEAGQLDPAAALDRALSANGWSQYRQVTVIDGQGRTALFSGKESLGLYHAVAGEQCVAAGNLLSHQKVIEAMVPAFEEAPGMLADRLLAAMQAAMAAGGEAGPVHSAALKVVGDVVWPIIDLRVDWADEDPIGQLAGLWQAYQPQMADYLTRAINPTAAPSYGVPGDE; encoded by the coding sequence ATGACTTTCTCGATCGTCGGACGATGTCAGGAAACCGGGCAGCTCGGCATCGCGATCAGCTCGTCGAGCATCGCGGTGGGCGCGCGCTGCCCCTGGGTGCGCGCGGGCGTGGGCGCGGTGGCCACGCAGAACGTCACGCTGCCGGCGCTGGGTCCGCAGATCCTCGACCTGCTCGAGGCCGGCCAGCTCGATCCGGCCGCCGCGCTCGATCGCGCGCTGTCGGCGAACGGCTGGAGCCAGTATCGCCAGGTGACGGTGATCGACGGGCAGGGCCGCACCGCGCTGTTCAGCGGCAAGGAATCGCTGGGCCTCTATCACGCGGTGGCGGGCGAGCAGTGCGTGGCCGCCGGCAACCTGCTCTCGCACCAGAAGGTGATCGAGGCGATGGTGCCGGCCTTCGAGGAGGCGCCCGGCATGCTCGCCGACCGGCTGCTGGCCGCCATGCAGGCCGCGATGGCCGCGGGCGGCGAGGCCGGCCCGGTGCATTCGGCGGCGCTCAAGGTGGTCGGCGACGTGGTCTGGCCGATCATCGACCTGCGCGTGGATTGGGCCGACGAAGATCCGATCGGCCAGCTCGCCGGCCTCTGGCAGGCCTACCAGCCGCAGATGGCCGACTACCTGACGCGCGCGATCAACCCGACCGCGGCGCCGAGCTATGGCGTGCCCGGCGATGAGTGA
- a CDS encoding RidA family protein, which yields MSQPTHTRIRMFNTKDTYPNQTLDNDLCQAVRAGNTVYVRGQVGTDFDGKLVGLGDPRAQAEQAMKNVKQLLEEAGSDLSHIVKTTTFLIDPRYREPVYQEVGKWLKGVFPISTGLVVSALGQPQWLMEIDVIAVIPDNWTPQPA from the coding sequence ATGAGCCAACCGACGCATACCCGTATCCGGATGTTCAATACCAAGGATACCTACCCGAACCAGACGCTCGACAACGACCTGTGCCAGGCCGTGCGGGCCGGCAATACCGTCTACGTGCGCGGCCAGGTCGGCACCGACTTCGACGGCAAGCTGGTGGGCTTGGGCGACCCGCGCGCGCAGGCCGAGCAGGCCATGAAGAACGTCAAGCAACTGCTGGAGGAAGCCGGCAGCGACCTCTCGCACATCGTCAAGACCACCACCTTCCTGATCGACCCGCGCTATCGCGAGCCGGTCTACCAGGAAGTGGGCAAGTGGCTCAAGGGCGTGTTCCCGATCTCGACGGGGCTGGTGGTGAGTGCCCTGGGCCAGCCGCAATGGCTGATGGAAATCGACGTGATCGCCGTGATCCCCGACAACTGGACGCCGCAACCGGCCTGA
- a CDS encoding RidA family protein, with protein sequence MPTHTRIRMFNTKDTYPNQTLDNDLCQAVRAGNTVYVRGQIGTDFDGNLVGLGDPQAQAEQAMKNVKQLLEEAGSDLSHIVKTTTYLIDPRYREPVYQEVGKWLKGVHPISTGLVVSALGQPQWLMEIDVIAVIPDSWTPPAAA encoded by the coding sequence ATGCCGACGCATACCCGTATCCGGATGTTCAACACCAAGGATACCTATCCGAACCAGACGCTCGACAACGACCTGTGCCAGGCCGTGCGAGCCGGCAACACCGTCTACGTGCGCGGCCAGATCGGCACCGATTTCGACGGCAACCTGGTGGGCCTGGGCGATCCGCAGGCGCAGGCCGAGCAGGCGATGAAGAACGTCAAGCAACTGCTGGAGGAAGCCGGCAGCGATCTCTCGCACATCGTCAAGACCACCACCTACCTGATCGACCCGCGCTATCGCGAGCCCGTCTACCAGGAAGTGGGCAAGTGGTTGAAGGGCGTGCATCCGATCTCGACGGGGCTGGTGGTGAGCGCCCTGGGCCAGCCGCAATGGCTGATGGAGATCGACGTGATCGCGGTGATCCCCGACAGCTGGACGCCGCCCGCCGCGGCCTGA